In Syntrophales bacterium, the genomic stretch GGCTCTCGACACCAGCGAGATCATCCGGGTCGGCGGAACGAAACGGAGGAAGCTGGACGTGCGGATCATCTCCGCGACCAACCGGAACATGGCGGATGAAGTGAAATCGGGCCGGTTCCGGGACGACCTGTTCTATCGCCTGAATGTTGTTCCCTTCGTCATTCATCCCCTCCGGGAGAGGCGGGAAATCATCATTCCCCTGAGCCTGGAATTCCTGCAGGCCAACAACAGGAAGTACAACTATAGCAAGAGAATGACCGAAGGAGCCCTCGAGGAGCTGCGAAGGCATCCCTGGCCGGGTAATATCCGGGAGCTGAAAAACGTGGTCGAGCGGCTGACGATCATGAGCGACAGCCAGCTCATCACGGACCTGCATGTTCGCGAGATCCTGTCCGCGCCGGGAGAAGGGGAGATGGTGCTGCGGGTTCCCGATCCGGAGCCGTCGAGGCCGGACGCTCTGGAGAACGGGACATCCATCCTGGGCGAGTACGAGCAGTACGAGCAGGCCATGATCCTCGATGCTCTCAAAAAGGCCCGGGGCAACAAGACCGAGGCGGCCCGGATCCTGAAGATGTCGCGGACGAGCCTTTACCAGAAACTGAAAAGGAACGACTCTTCCAGGCTTTCCAGAAAACGGACTCCATGAGGGAGGGCTTCATGATGCTATGGCGGGGAGGGACCTGATACAGGGCCTTCCAAAACGGGCGGCCGGCCCGGTGGAATCGAAGCCCCGGATGGATGAACCGCGGGGCGCGGGGTGGCCGGACGGAGAACTGCGGGGGGCTGCGGCATGTCCCTGTTCGGGGAAATCAGGCGAATCGCGAAGGAAGCCGACCGGATCGAGCTGTATCGCTTTCTCTTGATCTGGGCCGTTGTCTTCGGGGTCTTCCTGACGGTCGAGGTGTATACCGGGTATGTCCCCGCATGGTTCCTGGTCGTCATTCCGCCGGTCATGGCGGCCGTCGTCATGGGGATTGTCGCCGGGGCCGGGGACAAAATATCCCGCACGTTCCGTGGGGGACCGAAGGCGGCCTGGAGCGCCGGAGAGCGGTCGGCCGGGGATCTGGAGAAAATCCGGTTCAGCAAGAGGCAGGGGCGTTTCGACGAGGCCCTCTTTCTCATCAATGAGTTCCTGAAGCAGTTTCCCAAACACCCGGAGGCCCTGTTTCTGAAGGCGCAGATTCTTCACGAGGGGTTCGGCCATGACGAATCCGCAAGGAAGTGTCTCCGGGCTGTCCTGACGGAGGTTCCCGCCTCCGAGCCGCTGCACCGGTGGGCCGACCGCTACCATGAAGACATCACCGGGGCGGGACTCAAAGAAAAAGATCCGTCGGCGTGATCGCGGTCACGGCAGTTCTTCCCGGGGACAGGCAATCTTCCCGCAAG encodes the following:
- a CDS encoding tetratricopeptide repeat protein, whose translation is MSLFGEIRRIAKEADRIELYRFLLIWAVVFGVFLTVEVYTGYVPAWFLVVIPPVMAAVVMGIVAGAGDKISRTFRGGPKAAWSAGERSAGDLEKIRFSKRQGRFDEALFLINEFLKQFPKHPEALFLKAQILHEGFGHDESARKCLRAVLTEVPASEPLHRWADRYHEDITGAGLKEKDPSA